A genomic region of Desulfobulbaceae bacterium DB1 contains the following coding sequences:
- a CDS encoding dephospho-CoA kinase — MDVTGLTGGMGSGKSAVARFLCRRFAVSCFSADRIVHELLEPHRSCWQVVRDLDTSFLNEDQTVKKPFFRQALFGDAALRRQVNERMHPLVRQALLGKIQGEHRESGQSRFLLEVPLLYEANWQDLFSRVIVVYAEPEKCVERVMARDGVPRELAEKSIFSQWSLRGKALRADHVVNNSGLWADACIQLSHLGELLWGKCETGTSKKSL; from the coding sequence ATGGATGTAACCGGGCTGACGGGCGGCATGGGATCGGGGAAAAGCGCCGTGGCGCGTTTCCTCTGCCGCAGGTTTGCCGTTTCATGTTTCAGTGCCGACCGGATCGTGCATGAATTGCTTGAGCCGCACCGGTCCTGCTGGCAGGTGGTTCGTGATCTCGACACGTCCTTTCTGAACGAGGATCAAACCGTCAAGAAGCCGTTTTTTCGGCAAGCCCTCTTTGGTGATGCCGCCCTGCGCCGACAGGTAAACGAGAGAATGCATCCCCTGGTTCGTCAGGCGCTGCTGGGGAAAATCCAGGGGGAACATCGCGAGAGCGGGCAGAGCCGTTTTCTTCTTGAGGTGCCGCTTCTGTATGAAGCGAACTGGCAGGATCTGTTTTCCCGGGTGATTGTCGTCTATGCGGAGCCGGAAAAATGCGTGGAACGAGTGATGGCGCGCGACGGTGTTCCGCGTGAGCTGGCGGAAAAGTCGATTTTTTCCCAATGGTCTCTTCGGGGAAAGGCCCTGCGCGCCGACCATGTGGTGAACAACAGCGGACTGTGGGCTGACGCCTGCATACAGCTTTCCCATCTTGGTGAATTGCTCTGGGGGAAGTGCGAAACGGGCACTTCAAAAAAAAGTCTATAA
- a CDS encoding amino acid transporter, whose protein sequence is MESGTWNEYLKFFAALVAIVNPIGVVPIFVNLTVEQSERARHRTALTAAFSVAVILLLVLFSGELILRFFGITVGSFKVGGGILILLMAISMLHGAVSRVKQTEEEVHDSADRDSVAVVPLGTPLLAGPGAVSTVILYAQRDSTVFHYGVLFAEIVLLAGLTWIILRLAPGLAKMLGKTGINVVTRIMGLIMTAVGVEFIANGLKQLFPVLAG, encoded by the coding sequence GTGGAAAGTGGAACCTGGAATGAGTACCTGAAATTTTTTGCCGCCCTTGTTGCCATCGTCAACCCCATCGGTGTCGTGCCGATATTTGTCAACCTGACTGTGGAACAAAGTGAAAGGGCGCGTCATCGGACGGCACTGACGGCCGCCTTTTCCGTGGCGGTTATTCTGCTGCTTGTTTTGTTCAGCGGCGAACTGATCCTGCGTTTTTTCGGGATTACGGTTGGCTCCTTCAAGGTGGGGGGCGGCATTCTTATCCTGCTCATGGCCATTTCAATGCTGCATGGCGCGGTGAGTCGGGTGAAACAGACGGAGGAGGAGGTTCATGATTCGGCTGATCGGGATAGCGTGGCGGTCGTGCCCCTCGGCACCCCGCTTCTTGCCGGACCGGGTGCCGTCAGCACGGTTATTCTCTATGCCCAGCGCGATTCCACCGTCTTTCATTATGGCGTTCTCTTTGCTGAAATTGTTTTGCTGGCAGGGCTGACCTGGATTATTCTGCGGCTTGCGCCGGGGCTGGCAAAAATGCTGGGAAAAACGGGAATTAATGTCGTGACCAGGATCATGGGCCTGATCATGACCGCGGTGGGAGTTGAATTTATCGCAAACGGTTTGAAACAGCTTTTTCCCGTGTTGGCAGGGTAG